In the genome of Campylobacter helveticus, the window GTTATTTGCATCATCAACAATAGCACTCACTGGGCATTCATCGATGCAAGAACCACACGCGATACAACTATCTGTAATTTTTACAGCCATTTTAGCTCCTTTGATTTTTGATGTTTGGAGGGAATTTTAGCGGTAAAAATCTTAAAAAAATATAATTTTGCCCTTTGTTGATAATCAAAAAAGTAGTATTTTTGATAACAATTATTATTTTTTTCATTTTTTACTTTTTTAAAGCTTTTTAAAGCTTTAAATGATACAATTTTGCTATCAATAAATTTTATTATTTAGGAGAACAAGATGATTGTTACAAAAAAAGCTTTAGATTTTACTGCTCCAGCAGTATTAGGTAATAATGAGATTGTAAATGATTTTAATCTTTACAAAAACATAGGTCCAAAGGGTGCGGTAGTTTTCTTTTATCCAAAAGATTTTACTTTTGTTTGTCCATCGGAGATTATTGCTTTTGATAAAAGATATGAAGAGTTTAAAAGTCGTGGTATCGAGGTGATTGGAATTTCGGGCGATAATGAATTCTCACATTTTGCGTGGAAAAATACCCCAGTAAATCAAGGCGGTATCGGTCAGGTAAAATTCCCACTTGTTGCGGATTTGACAAAGCAAATTGCTAGAAATTTTGATGTGCTTTTTGCTGAGGCTGTGGCTCTTCGTGGCTCATTTTTATTAGATGCTGATGGCACAGTTCGCCACGCTGTGATTAATGACTTGCCACTTGGTAGAAATATTGATGAAA includes:
- a CDS encoding peroxiredoxin → MIVTKKALDFTAPAVLGNNEIVNDFNLYKNIGPKGAVVFFYPKDFTFVCPSEIIAFDKRYEEFKSRGIEVIGISGDNEFSHFAWKNTPVNQGGIGQVKFPLVADLTKQIARNFDVLFAEAVALRGSFLLDADGTVRHAVINDLPLGRNIDEMLRMVDAMLFTNEHGEVCPAGWNKGDEGMKANPKGVAEYLGKNESKL